In the Euphorbia lathyris chromosome 5, ddEupLath1.1, whole genome shotgun sequence genome, one interval contains:
- the LOC136230532 gene encoding U3 snoRNP-associated protein-like EMB2271, which yields MKSKNPKKRSAPKGNSKGNKSSINQDPFFSAQSNKRSKVNYNDDYIDSGDSEEENGFLSGGEEKDSDEEQEMDQFAEETVNEKKHRLAKSLLDKLRVIDQRQKDEGEDVEDKQFEREGERDTLVANKLLKEQLEDSGRLRRVIASRIEKPETVGGFEDLIKHRHSVTAVCISDDELNGFSASKDGTILHWDVDTGKGEKYKWPNEETLKLHGARGPEAKTRKHSKQVLALAVSSDGRYLASGGLDRHVHLWDTRTREHIQAFPGHRGPVSCLTFRQGASELFSGSFDRSIKIWNVEDRAYLNTLFGLQSEVLTVDCLRKERVLAAGRDRTLQLFKVPEESRLVFRASASSLECCCFIDNDDFLSGSDDGNIELWTIQKKKPLYTVKNAHALLTNLENFEQKDNGNIFSGHKACSWVSSVTVCRGSDLAASGAGNGSVRLWSVDSAPKASIRPLYDLPLIGFVNSLAFAKSGRFLVAGVGQEPRLGRWGRISGAQNGVAIQRLKYS from the exons ATGAAGAGTAAAAACCCTAAGAAACGCTCAGCTCCCAAAGGCAACAGCAAGGGCAATAAGTCTTCCATAAATCAGGATCCTTTCTTCAGTGCCCAATCCAATAAACGCTCAAAGGTAAATTACAACGATGACTACATTGACTCCGGTGACTCAGAGGAGGAAAACGGATTCTTAAGCGGCGGGGAAGAGAAAGATTCGGATGAAGAACAAGAAATGGATCAATTTGCGGAAGAGACTGTAAATGAAAAGAAACATCGCCTCGCCAAATCCCTTTTAGACAAGCTTCGAGTGATTGATCAGAGGCAAAAGGACGAAGGAGAAGATGTGGAAGACAAACAGTTTGAGAGGGAAGGGGAGAGGGATACTCTCGTGGCTAACAAGTTGCTCAAGGAGCAGCTCGAGGACAGTGGGCGATTGAGAAGAGTCATTGCTTCCAG GATTGAGAAGCCTGAAACTGTTGGTGGATTTGAGGACCTTATCAAGCACCGGCACTCTGTTACTGCTGTATGTATATCTGATGATGAATTGAATGGCTTTTCTGCTTCCAAAGATGGCACAATTTTACATTGGGATGTAGACACTGGAAAAGGTGAAAAATACAAATGgcccaatgaagaaacactgaAACTTCATGGAGCCAGGGGCCCAGAAGCTAAAACTAGAAAGCATAGCAAACAGGTTTTAGCGTTGGCTGTTAGCTCTGATGGTCGATACTTGGCAAGCGGAGGATTGGATCGACATGTTCACCTGTGGGACACACGTACAAGAGAGCATATTCAG GCTTTTCCAGGTCATAGAGGCCCTGTTTCATGCCTGACTTTTAGGCAAGGGGCTTCTGAACTTTTTTCTGGTTCATTTGATCGATCAATAAAGATATGGAATGTAGAGGACAGAGCTTATCTGAACACATTGTTTGGTCTCCAGAGTGAAGTATTAACAGTTGATTGCCTGCGGAAAGAACGGGTGTTGGCTGCTGGACGTGATCGAACTTTACAGTTGTTTAAG GTCCCTGAGGAGTCAAGGTTGGTATTTCGTGCTTCAGCATCTTCACTGgaatgttgttgttttattgaTAATGATGATTTTTTATCTGGATCTGATGATGGAAATATTGAGCTCTGGACAATTCAAAAAAAGAAACCTCTCTACACTGTTAAGAATGCTCATGCTTTGTTGACCAACCTCGAGAATTTTGAAcaaaaagataatggaaatatCTTTAGTGGTCATAAGG CATGCTCCTGGGTGAGTTCCGTCACTGTTTGTAGAGGCAGTGATCTTGCTGCATCAGGAGCTGGTAATGGTTCTGTCCGCTTGTGGTCTGTTGACAGTGCTCCCAAAGCCAGCATTCGGCCGCTCTATGATCTTCCATTG ATTGGGTTTGTAAATTCACTGGCTTTTGCAAAGTCTGGAAGGTTTCTTGTTGCTGGAGTTGGTCAA GAACCTCGACTCGGAAGATGGGGAAGAATTTCGGGTGCTCAAAATGGAGTTGCTATTCAACGGCTAAAATATTCCTAG